Within the Zea mays cultivar B73 chromosome 10, Zm-B73-REFERENCE-NAM-5.0, whole genome shotgun sequence genome, the region ATCGAGCGACAGAATGGCAAATCGAGGAGCAGGTGAAGAGAGAAGGGCAATAAAGGCCGCACCTTTGCGCACTCTCCACCACTCGCGCCGTTGGCGGGGGCCTCACGGCTGCTGCTGGACGTGGAGCTGGCGACGGGCGGCGGCGTCGCCTCGGCCTCCTCCGTCCAGGGCACGACCTGGttctccccctccccttcttcctcgtcgtcgtcatcctcgaccACAACATCGTCATCCTCCTCGTCgtcatcctcctcctcctcctcgtcccCGCGGCCGTCGCCCGTGCCGCCCATCTCCACGTCACCGCCCACGCCGACGGCACCCGAGCCGCGGCGGACGCAGCGGTCGCAGAGGGAGGCAGAGGGGCCGAGGCGCGGGCCCGCGGCGCGCCACGAAGTGGGGCGCGCGCAGCCCCGGCACAGCAGCGCGCGCGCGTGGCGCGCCACCAGGAAGTTGGCGCCGTGCACCTGCGCGTCGCAGCCCCAGCAGAGCGTGGCCTCGTCGGCACCGCAGTACACCCTGGCCATGGCGCCGCACAGCTCGCACGCGCccccgggggcgggggtggccgcGCCTTTCTCCTTCCCGCCTTCCCACGCCGCAGACATGATCCTCACCGTTGGACCTTGCCTCACCGCCAAGACAACAGGAGGGAGATTTCTCGGTTTCTTCCTTAGCTTTGTTTGTTTGGGGCGTAGAgagggaagagggagaggagaggagagggagggatGTGAGGTTTGCAGGAGGGA harbors:
- the LOC109943107 gene encoding uncharacterized protein isoform X1, which produces MSAAWEGGKEKGAATPAPGGACELCGAMARVYCGADEATLCWGCDAQVHGANFLVARHARALLCRGCARPTSWRAAGPRLGPSASLCDRCVRRGSGAVGVGGDVEMGGTGDGRGDEEEEEDDDEEDDDVVVEDDDDEEEGEGENQVVPWTEEAEATPPPVASSTSSSSREAPANGASGGECAKENMPCSTSQTGLLCHNSSSARHGGRSDEVTSSRNGGRFLASGHRKRSPSDFFGSASAQSGSGPPAMNGSNAALPEARRLPVTGVDADANYIRRSLLVYRSVGKTWITTRSASTRHTPSFGHRIEACNFLRSQPCTLGS
- the LOC109943107 gene encoding zinc finger protein CONSTANS isoform X2, which codes for MSAAWEGGKEKGAATPAPGGACELCGAMARVYCGADEATLCWGCDAQVHGANFLVARHARALLCRGCARPTSWRAAGPRLGPSASLCDRCVRRGSGAVGVGGDVEMGGTGDGRGDEEEEEDDDEEDDDVVVEDDDDEEEGEGENQVVPWTEEAEATPPPVASSTSSSSREAPANGASGGECAKENMPCSTSQTGLLCHNSSSARHGGRSDEVTSSRNGGRFLASGHRKRSPSDFFGSASAQSGSGPPAMNGSNAGIGRNDFT